aagaaagagtttttctggagaatcttggatatgagactgaggaagtggttcataacccagaaaagtacagcaagaaaggactaaagaaacttacgtatgagcgaatgtaatgtattccaacataaatggagtgatatcgggattttagaactcaacgattacttgaggacaagaacccagatattgtgggtcttactgaaacaaaactgagagaggagaagacctgatgatggttggagaaggaaatataatgtttggaaaagaaatagagtaggtaagatgggaggaggagtgatgttgctggttaaaaagatataaaggtggatcaagtgaaagaaggtatgggaaaggcagaagtgctaaagatcagagcagaaactaatgaaggaaaaagaggcactacatagtggtgtatgtaccacctaagacaaatgcatggtcagtacaggaatatgaagaaatgataagagatacaggaacatgtctggaagaaatgttgggtggctgtgaacgaactataatgatgggagattttaattgtaaagaggtgtgttgggaggactggtcaatggaaggatcagagacaacatgggaaatacactattgacactggcaatggaaaatgtgttaactcagtgggtcaaagaagatactaggtttggaggagaggagcatcgtcaagactggacttggtctttagtacagagccaatggtcattgaggagatgagggtggagtgccctttagcaaagagtgatcatgcagttttggagttcaaggtgatagatgaagagaaatctagaagaaatgaagaatataaagtgggaagatggaattatgccaagacagattttggaaacctaaagaaattctttcaagagacaaattggatgaaattcaagagtgctaaggagcaaatgaaaagtggaaggaatttataaaatatacaaagaaggtgagaaaaatttgtaccaataagacaacatagagaagttggaaagcaggactggtttaacgatagatgtgaaaaggctagaacaagaaaagaggatgcatggaagaggtggagaaggaaaagacggattaagcagtgggaaagttacaaaagagcaagaaatgaatatgtgttgattagaagagaagaaagaaagaaacaagaaaaggatataattgataaatgtaaagaccaaccaaggctttttacagacatgtgaacaacaacatcaaaaatagaaagtattgaaagtttagaagtaaatggagtatgcagtgaagatcccaggaaatggcagaggctatgaatggatgctttcggaaggtattcacaaaggagactgcttttgacaaaccactggtaatggaacagaaagggattatgaaggagtttcaagtaactgtggaggagatcaagaatatgatggggagtttagaagtgagaaaagctgtgggacctgatggggtatcaggatggattttaagagaatgcaggagcaactggcagaaaaagtttgtgaagtaattgatgcctcattaagggaaggtgtagtgccccaagactggaaaagagctaacattgtcccaatttataaatcaggtaacaagagagacccattgaactatagaccagtgtcacttacaagtgtggtagctaagatgtgtgagagggtggtgaagaatagatggacagacttcttggagaaaaatgacatactttgtgagtgtcaatttggttttagaaaagggcgttcatgcacgacaaacctgatatgttactattcgagggtgatagatgtaatacaggaaagagatggttgggctgatggaatatatctggatttaaaaaggcctttgataaggtaccacacggagactgatctggaaacttgaaatggtaggaggagtgcatggcagtttactaaaatggatggaagacttttggtaggaagagaaatgagaacaataattaaggacagaccatcagaatggggcttggtggagagtggagttccacagggatcagtgttggcaccagtaatgttcggtctacataaatgacatggtggatggggtgtccagttatgtgagcctatttgcagacgatgcaaaattgttaagaaaagtgagatgtgacaaagattgcgaactactccaggaagacttggacagaatatggaaatggagctgtacatggcaaatggagttcaacacgacaaaatgcaagaaaatagagtttggcaagagtgaaagaagaatcaggagtatgtacaagataggaaatgaagacataaaaccagtcatgaagaaaaagaccttggggtgacaattaccaatgacctatcgccagagagacatataaacaaaataattggagaagtattgaacttattgaggaacataagagtggcgtcagtatatttagatgaagaaatgatgaagaaaataattactgcaatgataagaccaaggcttgaatatgcaacaatacagtgggctcgaacttaaagaaacacataaggaaactagagaaagtacagagggctgcaacaaaatggtgcctgacttaagagatttgacttatgaagacagactgaacagaatgcaacttccgaccctggaaaacagagagaaagggagacctgatagcaatatacagagtgatgattggcatggaaaaatggatagggaagatctgtgtatgtggaatgaaagaatgtcgagagggcatgggaaaaactaaaatggccacttataggagagatgtgaaaaaatatagcttccctcatagaagggtggaagcatggaatagtttagacgtggaagtggtcacgcaaggaatattcatgaatttaagaaaaagctggacattagtagatatggagacgggacagtacgagcatagctcctttcccgtatgttacaattaggtaaatacaattaggtaaatacacacacacacacacacacacacacacacacacacacacacacacacacacacacacacacacacacatatgaggagagactaaaggctatggatctaccaaccttggagcagagaagagagagaggggatctgatacaagtttataaattgattaacggaatggatgaagtggataatgagaaactgatcctgagagaagaatatgactttagaagcacaagatcgcatagtaagaaactaaggaagggacgatgtctgagagatgttaaaaaatatagtttcccgcaaagatgtattgagacgtggaacagattaaatgaagaagtagtgtttgcaacgagtgtgcatacttttaaagtaagattggataagtttagatatggagatggggccacacgagcataaagcccaggccctgtaaaactacaactacaactaagtaaatacacacatacacacacaagactaaagagaaaaaagatctgggaatgattatacaggaaaatcttagtcctgaaaaacacacaagcaagatatttggattattatataaaatgttgactaatataagagtggcattccaatacatggacaaagatatgatgaaaaaaatcatcataagcatgatacatccaaaactggaatatgcagcagtagtgTGGGCtttgagctctaaaaaggatatagaaagattagaaaggatacagaagattgctacaaagatggtgctggaactgaaggacctaacatatgaagaacgattaaaggaaatgggactgccaaccttacaagatagaagagaatgagggaacctaataacaatgtactacaagatagtcaatggcattgaaaagatagacaaggaagacctggtgctggtgacagaagaagatagaatgacaacaggacatgtaaagaagattaggatgaggcagtgtgtgaaggatattgaaaatacagttttcccacacagaacggtgggaaagtggaatgcattgaataatgaagttgttacagcacaaaatatgcataactttaaggaaaaattagatggaTGCAGACATGGTGACAGGACATTATGAGATCCGCTTGAattctgtacaatacaactaggtaaatacacacacacacacacacacacacacacacacacacacacacacacacacacacacggcccggtagctcagtggttagagcactggcttcacaagccagaggaccgggattcgattccccggctgggtggagatatttgggtgtgtctcctttcacgtgtagcccctgttcacctagctgtgagtaggtacgggatgtaaatcgaggagttgtgaccttgttgtcccggtgtgtggtgtgtgcctggtctcagacctatccgaagatcggaaataatgagctctgagctcgttccgtagggtaacgtctggctgtctcgtcagagactgcagcagatcaaacagtgaatacacacacacacacacacacacacacacacacacacacacacacacacacacacacacacacacacacacgcacacagggaagatctgtgtatgtggaatgaaagaatgtcgagggcatgggaaaaactaaaatggccacttataggagagatgtgaaaaatatagcttccctcatagaagggtggaagcatggaatagtttaggcgtggaagtggtcaagcgcaaggaatattcatgattttaagaaaaagctggacattagtagatatggagatgggacagtacgagcatagctcttttcccgtatgttagaattaggtaaatacaattaggtaaatacacacacacacacacacacacaaaaaaaaaaaaaaaaaaaaaaaaaagtgggaggggTGGAACTGGTAAAACACACCTGTGTTATTGAGGGGATATTAGTGTGTTCTTCCAAGAGCTGGAATGGGTTAGGTTTAGATTAATTTAGTCCATTAATTTGACAGTTTACCTCTTCCTTGACTAGATTACCACTTGAAACAGCATCATATTTTGTTGGGAAATAAGTTGTCTTGAAATTAGAATGCTTAGGTTATATGATAATCCCCAAGTTCAGATGTAACCAAATACAAATAAGGAGGAATTTCGCCCTGGCTTGCTGGCTTGACAAGTGCATCATGTCAACTGACCACCACACAGTCTTACATAAACAATTTCATGTTAGTGCTGTACAtctgaagaggagaaatatttaCCCTCAAGAGGTGCATGTGCAGGAAATGAACTCCTGATATTGATATTTAAATTAAAGCACTGTAGGCATTAGGACCAAGTACTAATCATCATGTGACAAGATAATATATTAACCTTCCTACCTCTCTTCATTATTTGGTGGTTTGTCCGCAGGTGACTACTGGGCCACCGTGGCGCAAGACTACAAGGAAGTGGCACTCGACACTGTGAAGGAATCCAGGAAACACCCGCTGAAGTCAAGTGCTTACATTTCTTGTGAGTCAGCGTGTGTTCATCTTCCATTGAAGGACGTCTGTCGCATGACCATGGTTGTACAGTGTAGAGGAacttcttgcagtttcccttactttcttatCATGTAATTTATCCTGATGAGGAGACATCAGGAGCTGGAAGATGAACTGTAGTCCTGACTTCCTCTTGAATGTCTTCCTCTATCTCATCACTGCTGTGGAGACAGGAAACAGTGAGCATCCTGACTCTTTAAGAGGATAGAGATGTTTACTTAGAGAAAGAACATAATGACATTTTAtttaaagacagagagagtaaaggtatCAGTGGTATAGTAGGAAATGTTTTGCTATATCTTTAACCAAAGAATGACATGTACTAATTGGATCAAGAACTAAATGTTGAATTGCCTAAAAAGATGAACAATTAGTCCAGCATAACCATATATAGCTGGTGTGTCAATGCTTGTAGAACATTAACCATTATAAGAGTAACATAGTTGTAATGAGTTGGGTAGTGGTATGTTGAAGGGATGGTGCAGAAAACAAAATCACTCAGGATGTGGAGAGAAGAGTAACATGTGGTAGCATTTGGtgaagtaaatagaaaagaaagttagGCAATATATGTGTGAGTTACAGTAATCACCACTCTAGAACACTAGTAAAAGCAGGAGCTCATGGAAATTATATAATTATATCATTTGTAAAGTAGCTTAGTGGTGTAGTGAAGGGCATGCTTGGCTGAAACACAAGACATCCGGAGTTGAAATCCTCAGCATGAAACTGTGTTCACCTGGCTCAAAATTAAATGTTAGCttaggagttgtgaccttgcagCAACATTCCTCTGTTCATCCAGCAGTGAAAAGGTACAGAATGTTAGCTAAGGAGTTGTGGCAACCACCACTTTGTCCTTCCAACAGTTAAAACATGTAAAACTAAAGCCATGAAGTTGTGGTCTTGCATGCCAATAGGAGCAAAAAGTTAGCAGCCTTAGCTTCCTCCatatttgatgtgtgtgtgcttgctaaTGAGCGATCAGTAGTGCTGTATGCCACATCTGAAAGTAAATAAGACAAGGTATTACTGTGGTTTATTCTACATGCTAgtgaaagtagaaaaatgaatgatCAGTAGGTAAAATTCTCAGGTCATTGAtcaaaacagaacaagaaataatgtcTTCAAATTTGGTAaacaataaaggagagagatagttaGGAATTAATTCTCAAATAGAGAAGTGGATGAATTGAGTGGACTCAGTGATCAAGTTGTTAGTGCTGAAGCATTAGGAATTTtcaaaagattagacaaattaatGGATAAAAATGATGGGTGGAAATAGGAAGGTATGTTGACTATGTTCCATGCAGGTAATGCCATGTGTAGCCCTTACATTTGCACCAACCTTCATTTTCTGATGTTCGTGTATGATATGCACTTTTGATCCTTGGCTCAGATTCAGCAGCCAGTTTGTGCTTGCAGTGATAGCTGGCATAGTGTATGCAGTCAAAACCAACCCTGATGAGAGAGACTACAAAGACATGCTGCACAGATACATGAACGAGTCGGCCATGTTGAGCAGCAAGGTCAGGAATGCCAAGGTGGATGATCACCTCCACTACATGGCTGACTGCTTCGACCACCACCTCTTGAGAAGGTGAGGCCACAGGTGCAGGTCTTGTGTGAGTGTGATGTCAGGCAGTGTAATGAGATGGTGTTGTGTTCTCATTATAGCTGTGTTGCCAGGCTATGGTTTGACAAGGCTGCTGGTACAGAAGGAATGTCATTGAATATGTTAGGTATGTAGGTGAATTACGGATAGCATTGTGTTCTGCAtgtttcttgttttatatttatgtaCCTCACACTTCTCAGGCTttgctttttttatattgtataaatcttttaattcctttagtTTGAAATGTTGATGTGAATGATATAGAGAACAGTAAATGCTTAGTATTTTTTGTCAGATACTAAATAAACCATATCTCATTTATGTAGAGATGGGATTGATAAGGAGTGCATTTTTGTTCAGGCTGAGTCTTGGAATTTGCTCCTTTCTGTGGGTGGACAATTACTCCAAGGAATGTGGAGTTTTCAAGAGCCAGTGTGGATACCTGAAGCCTCGCTACCTCACCTTCCATAAGCGGGTGCAGGATGTGGGCTTCCTGGGACACTGGTGGAGGACTCGACGACTCATGGAGGAGTTTGACATCAACCACCAGGAGCTGCCACAAGAAGCTGATGAATTGGGACTAAGAGACAAGCTAGAGTTAATGTGGGAATTTGCAAAAGGGAAAGTTTCTCAAatcagaaatgttttgtgaggTGAGTAGTGTATTAATTGTGATctgaacaaaataatgaaagtgtATATGGATTCGACATGGTaagggggaaggggatgagTTGTGGAGTTTTGGAGATGGTGCAATTGAAAAGATtataatgaatagatagaagatAGTAATGAATGAATGCTGGTGCATAATGCTGAGATGAAGACAAATGTGAGTATTGAATGGTAGGAAAACACAAACTTGTGTTTTCCTACCATTCAATATGCACGCTGGTGCATAATGTGAAGGCATCACCCATGTTGTATAAAGTTAAGAATAGAGAGTTGGAATATGAGAATGAGAGCAAGAATTGTAGTGTGCTAAGACAACCATCAAATGGAGTCCCTTGTGTGCTATGACCAGCTCCTCATAGAAACTCTCATAAATAAATGTACAAACTTGGAACAAGCTAGTGgattcctttacttttattacaAGAACTACTTTATCTTAGTACTGGTGTTACTGAAGTTTGCATACAGTGGTATAGAGGCATTGGAAAAGAAGATGGTGGCAATTCGTGTATCCATCAAGCTTTTAGAGGTGTTTGTGTGAAGGCTGCCTGAGCACCCATCAAAACAAAGAAGTGAAGCTGCTTTCATACTTTTGTTCCATCCAGTGGTTAATATTATCCAGATGAAAGCTACCACCTTCAGCTTGCACCTTGCATGTTGCAAGTTTGGTGGTGAGCTGTTTggggcccatattctgaaacacttccacactgaattttcactattttcaaagggctctagttgaagtgacaggtttttaagggtgtttcggTAATTCTTGTGATATATtagcaagttttctgcattatcaacaggacaaatgctctttagaactcagctaaGGATCTCTGTGGTGTTTGAAagaaggaagcgtttctgaatatggtgcTGGGTTGTAGGAACCCAGCAGTGCTTTCTCAGTAAATAATTGCTGAACCAGGAAATTTTTGTGGTCAAGATGATATAAACTCAAACTACAAGCTGATGGAGTGAGTGTACCTTCCTTCCACCCAGCCTCCCACCACTTGTGATCCTTGGtggattaacttttttttttttttttttttttttttatttatttatttatttatttttttttttttgcaagagggagacctgccaaaggcaacaaagcatttaaaaaaaaaaggcccaccaaAAACTACAGGTTCCCTAATAGGAACTAGCCTTAATGGAATTAGCCAAAAaatggacaaatgtcttgaaacctcccttttaaaagaagtcaagtcataggaagatggaaatataaaagcaggcagggagttccagagtttaccagtgaaaggtatgaatgattggcagtactggttaactcttgcattagatggttggacagaatagggatgagaggaagaagaaagccttgtacagtgaggctgcaggaggaggggaggcatgcagctagcaagatcagtagagcagttagtataaaaatagtgataaaagatagaaagagatgcaacattctgatggtgagaaagaggctgaagacagtcagagaaggggagttgatgagacaaaaagcttttgattccagccaatctaataaaactgtgggAGTAGAACACCcctcaaacatgcaaagagtactgcATGCAAGAACAgataaagcccttgtacagagttagctgttggagaggcgagaaaaactagtggagacgtctcagaacgcctaacttcatagaagctattttaacgagagatgagatgtgaagtttccagttaaaattatgagtaaaggacaaatgaggatattcagtgtggaagagggggacagttgagtgtcattgaagaagaggggatagttgtctgaaaggttttgtcgagttgatagatgaaggaatttagtttttgaggcattgaacactactaagttttctctgcccctatcagaaattttagaaagaccAGAATTCGAGTGTTCTGTGGCattcctgcgtgatctgttaacttcctTAAGGATTGGTTGTGGGTgtagaaagatgtagggtggtatcatcagtgtaggagtggataggacaagaagtttggttaagaaagtcattaatgaataatagaaagagagtgggtgataagacagaaccctgaggaacacaattattaatagatttaggagaagaacagtggctttctaccacagctgcaatagaacggtcagagaggaaacttgatataaagttgcagagagaaggatagaaactgtaggagggcagttttgaaatcaaagctttgtgccagactttatcaaaagcttttagtaTATCTAATGTggcagcaaaagtttcactgaaatctctaaaagaggatgaccagaagatcagtagagcaaccttgaggGAAGCCAttctggcgatcagatagaagattgtgaagtgacagatgtttaagaaactTCCTAttgaagatgaatgaaaaaactttagataagcaagaaattaatgCTATAGGACAGTACTTTGAGGATTAGAATGgttaccctttttaggaacaggctgaatgtaggcaaatttccagcaagaaggaaaggtagaagtcgatagacaaagttgaaagtgTTTagtcaggcaaggtgcaagcatggaagcacagttttttaaaaataaaaggagagacctcatcaagtccataagccttctgagggtttaagCCAGAAAGGGAAACATCATtccgaagaattttgattgaagacatgaaatagtcagagggagggacaagcccagtatcattcaaggtggagtttttagcaaaggtttgagagaagagttcagctttagagacagatgagatggcagttgtgccatcaggatggaattaaccccttcgcgccggatgttaaaaaagcccgcctgtatgatatctGGGTAGTGCCGTCTTGCCGCCcttggaaactcgtgcaagcttgtcatacttgtcatctttgtgtattatgctgctattttttagttactatatcgccttcgaagaggaaagtggacgcttctctcttcagagagagagagagagagagagagacatttgctaatattttagacacaagggacgcatgtagcttatcttcgagaggaagagggaagggaggaaggagaggaaacgaagggaggagagagattagaaaatttgttgtttttgtatttgtgtgtgtgtgtgtgtgtgtgtgtttgtgtgttttcacgaatgttacaaggcgggacgcatgtaacttatcttttgagagggagaggggggagggagggagatggggagagagagagagagagagagagagagatgggaacagtctatgccattgggtaattttagacacaaggcgggatgcgtgtagcttatctttagtgattggtggaaacaaggatggtgggaggagcactaggatttcaaggacagcatacggcgtgtgtagttgatatccaacacactatacgggacaactgaactgaagaaacctcagaaaagaaatatgacgcctacgtaggcgtcaccgtatatgctactggggcttcatgacgcctacataggcgtcaccgtattgaaggggttaaggagggaaagatgaagaagtaaagttattggagatgtttttggccagatgccagaagtcacgaagggagttagagtttgaaagattttgacattttctttttatggagaAGTGTTTCGCAAGTttaagaacagacttggcatgattccaggcagaaatataaagtgcatgagattcaggagatggaaggctcaagtactttttgtgggtaacatctctatcatgtatagtaggagaacaggctgtgttaaataaAAGTTTAGAGAGTTTAGgtcgagaaaaagaataaggaatgtatgcctctatgccagacactattacctccgttatgcattcagcactcAGAGATCGATCTCTGACTCGgaaacaataatcattccagggaaaatcagctaTATCTCTTCAGTTCCTGCCATCTGGCAGAGGCAAACCGTCAGAGgtacctccgctttggggggatcctgaggaaggattggagaaataggacaagagattgtgatcggaggaaccCAACATAGAAGAtggggtgacagcataagctgaaggattagaggtgaggaaaagatcaagaatgctgggcgtgtctccaagatggtcaggaatacgggcaaggtgttgcaccagttgctctaagtcatggaggatggcaaagttgaaggctagttcatcaggatggtcagtgatgggaaaggaaagccaaagctggtggtgaacattgaaatctccaaggatggagatctccataaaaggatagagggacagaatgtgctccactttggaagttaaatagtcaaagaatttcttatagtcagaggagttaggggagagatagacagcatagataaatttagttagaaaaTTACTATTTAGtttaagccagatggtggaaaactcagagtcAAGAGCGTAggtacgagagcaagttaagtcgttacacacatagacgcaacatccagctttggaacgaatatgaggagagagaaagtaggagggaacagagaaggggctactgtcagttgcttcAGATAGCTGAGGTAAAAGCTTCCCTGTGAAGGGCAACGC
This genomic interval from Portunus trituberculatus isolate SZX2019 chromosome 35, ASM1759143v1, whole genome shotgun sequence contains the following:
- the LOC123513113 gene encoding mitochondrial import inner membrane translocase subunit Tim29-like; protein product: MLKQRSRFKSAMMEVWRRGLSSSALRLSWKLRLPRRLRGGLLEKWGDYWATVAQDYKEVALDTVKESRKHPLKSSAYISLIAGIVYAVKTNPDERDYKDMLHRYMNESAMLSSKVRNAKVDDHLHYMADCFDHHLLRRLSLGICSFLWVDNYSKECGVFKSQCGYLKPRYLTFHKRVQDVGFLGHWWRTRRLMEEFDINHQELPQEADELGLRDKLELMWEFAKGKVSQIRNVL